In Legionella cardiaca, a genomic segment contains:
- a CDS encoding 7-dehydrocholesterol reductase — protein MKSIRNTLGPLFLIVCCPPFAILMWYTNTALDGSLSMLWQLMSQEGFFHTLYVIWQPVFFGSKTAWIIIFTFIVFEFFLVKILKGKTFYGPITAKGNVPVYKANGISAFLLTILIFCLCSFYLHLFPATIIYDNFGAILGALNCFSLILCVLFYIKGRFYPSSTDSGITQNFIFDYYWGTELYPTFWQVNLKMFINCRLGMMSWGLILLSYAAKQHALLGISNAMLVAVALQFIYITKFFIWETGYLGSLDIMHDRAGFYICWGCLVWVPCIYTSPTMYLVLHPHQLSTWLAITIFIAGTVSIAINYLADRQRQLVRATSGNCKIWGKKPRLTLANYHTDSGEPKQNILLSSGWWGISRHFHYLPEIAAAFFWSVPALFNHFSPYFYVCFLSILLLDRAFRDDERCSKKYGIYWETYCNLVPYKIIPYVL, from the coding sequence ATGAAATCCATTCGAAATACGCTGGGACCACTTTTTTTAATTGTATGTTGCCCACCTTTTGCCATTTTAATGTGGTATACGAATACCGCTTTGGATGGTTCTCTGAGTATGCTTTGGCAATTAATGAGCCAGGAAGGTTTCTTTCACACGCTCTATGTTATCTGGCAACCTGTCTTTTTCGGTTCAAAGACAGCCTGGATAATCATTTTTACTTTTATAGTCTTTGAATTTTTCCTGGTAAAAATATTAAAAGGAAAAACCTTCTATGGGCCAATAACCGCTAAAGGCAATGTGCCAGTCTATAAAGCGAACGGAATAAGCGCTTTTCTGCTTACAATTCTTATATTTTGCCTTTGTAGCTTCTATTTGCATCTATTTCCAGCAACAATTATTTATGACAATTTTGGTGCCATTCTCGGCGCTTTAAATTGTTTTAGCTTGATTCTATGTGTTCTATTTTACATAAAGGGACGTTTTTACCCCTCCTCCACAGATTCAGGCATTACACAAAATTTTATTTTTGATTATTACTGGGGAACTGAGCTTTACCCCACTTTTTGGCAAGTCAACCTCAAAATGTTTATAAATTGCCGATTAGGCATGATGAGTTGGGGATTAATTTTACTTTCTTATGCAGCTAAACAACATGCCTTATTGGGTATAAGCAATGCCATGCTAGTTGCTGTGGCCTTACAATTTATCTATATAACCAAATTTTTTATCTGGGAGACAGGATATTTGGGTTCTCTGGATATTATGCATGATAGAGCGGGTTTTTATATTTGCTGGGGTTGTCTTGTGTGGGTACCTTGTATCTATACTTCCCCCACAATGTATTTGGTTCTACATCCGCATCAATTGAGTACTTGGCTTGCCATCACTATTTTTATTGCCGGTACGGTAAGTATTGCCATTAATTATCTGGCAGACAGACAAAGACAATTAGTTCGAGCTACCTCAGGAAACTGCAAAATCTGGGGGAAAAAACCTCGTCTTACCCTGGCAAACTATCACACTGACTCTGGCGAACCAAAGCAAAATATTCTGTTAAGCTCTGGTTGGTGGGGAATCTCGCGTCATTTCCACTATCTTCCTGAAATTGCAGCTGCCTTTTTCTGGTCTGTTCCAGCATTATTCAACCATTTCTCGCCTTATTTTTATGTCTGCTTTTTATCTATTTTACTCTTGGATCGCGCGTTTCGGGATGATGAGAGATGTTCTAAGAAATACGGCATCTACTGGGAAACTTATTGCAATTTAGTTCCCTATAAAATCATACCTTATGTGCTTTAA